One window of the Candidatus Jettenia sp. genome contains the following:
- the nifS gene encoding cysteine desulfurase NifS, with protein MKFVYADNNATTMVAPEVVETMLPYFTEYYGNPSSMHTFGGQVAKKIDNARQQVAELIGADPGEVIFTSCGTESDNAAILGILKANPHKRHIVTSRVEHSAVYNLCKYLAQNGYHVTELGVDTHGMLNLNELADAIKEDTAVVSIMYANNETGVIFPIEEIGNIVKQKGSLLHTDAVQAVGKIPINLSKSTIDLLTLSGHKLHAPKGVGALFIRKGITFAPFIIGGHQEKNRRGGTENVPSIIGLGKACELAKKYLVEEQNGVKLLRDKLENEILEKAPDARLNGHKIHRLPNTTNLSFEFVEGEAILLLLNEKGICASSGSACTSGSLEPSHVLRAMGVPFTAVHGSVRLSLSRYSTMEDVDFIIEHLPPIIRRLREISPYGRDTKVKGQVVTQVSARP; from the coding sequence ATGAAATTTGTATATGCAGACAATAATGCTACGACAATGGTTGCTCCTGAGGTTGTAGAAACCATGCTGCCTTATTTTACAGAATATTATGGGAATCCTTCAAGTATGCATACCTTTGGCGGCCAGGTAGCAAAAAAAATTGATAACGCAAGACAACAAGTAGCAGAGCTTATTGGCGCCGATCCTGGAGAAGTTATATTTACAAGCTGTGGCACAGAAAGCGATAATGCAGCCATTTTGGGAATACTTAAGGCAAACCCGCACAAGAGGCATATTGTAACTTCAAGAGTAGAGCATTCCGCTGTCTATAACTTATGCAAGTATCTGGCTCAGAATGGTTATCATGTAACAGAGTTAGGTGTAGATACGCATGGGATGCTTAACCTCAATGAATTAGCAGATGCAATAAAAGAAGATACGGCAGTTGTATCGATTATGTATGCAAACAATGAAACAGGAGTGATTTTCCCTATAGAGGAGATCGGCAATATTGTGAAGCAGAAAGGCTCTTTATTGCATACAGATGCCGTGCAGGCCGTGGGCAAGATACCGATAAATCTTTCAAAGAGTACGATAGATCTCTTAACACTCTCCGGGCATAAATTGCATGCCCCAAAGGGAGTAGGCGCGCTTTTTATCAGAAAGGGAATTACCTTTGCTCCTTTTATCATTGGTGGACATCAGGAAAAAAATCGTCGTGGCGGCACGGAGAATGTTCCGTCAATCATAGGCCTTGGCAAGGCATGTGAATTGGCAAAAAAGTACCTGGTGGAGGAACAGAATGGTGTAAAATTATTAAGGGATAAGCTGGAGAACGAAATCCTCGAAAAGGCGCCAGATGCCAGATTAAACGGGCATAAAATACACCGTCTTCCCAATACTACAAATTTGAGTTTTGAGTTTGTAGAAGGTGAGGCGATTTTGCTATTGCTCAATGAGAAAGGAATTTGCGCTTCATCCGGGTCTGCTTGTACTTCTGGTTCTCTGGAACCTTCCCATGTACTAAGGGCTATGGGTGTTCCTTTTACTGCGGTGCATGGCTCAGTACGGTTAAGCTTAAGCCGATATAGCACGATGGAAGACGTTGATTTCATTATCGAACATCTTCCGCCCATTATTAGAAGATTAAGAGAAATATCGCCTTATGGCAGGGATACAAAAGTAAAAGGACAAGTTGTTACTCAAGTATCAGCAAGGCCGTAG
- the nifU gene encoding Fe-S cluster assembly protein NifU, producing the protein MWDYSEKVKDHFFRPRNVGDIEDPDAVGEVGSLACGDALKLMLKLDGSGRITDAKFKTFGCGSAIASASALTEMVKGKTLSEAAKITDNDIAEYLDGLPEQKMHCSVMGREALEAAIANYRGLKIEKPVDEGTIVCKCFGVTDNKIAHEVREHKLTTIEQVTNFCKAGGGCRSCHPQIQAIIDEVWQKEKEKVMIAKSPAKRLTNIQKMKMVQEVIERDIRPTLQADGGDIELIDIDGDRVTVSFRKSCVECPSSKVTLKSTVEAKLREFVTDSLIVEEVSS; encoded by the coding sequence GTGTGGGATTATTCTGAAAAGGTTAAAGACCATTTTTTCCGTCCAAGGAATGTGGGCGATATTGAAGACCCGGATGCTGTTGGTGAAGTTGGAAGTCTTGCCTGCGGTGATGCATTAAAGTTGATGTTAAAACTGGATGGATCTGGCCGTATTACCGATGCAAAGTTTAAAACATTTGGATGTGGAAGCGCCATTGCCTCTGCCAGTGCCTTGACAGAAATGGTCAAGGGAAAGACGTTAAGCGAGGCTGCAAAAATTACTGATAATGATATTGCTGAGTATTTGGATGGGCTGCCTGAGCAAAAGATGCATTGTTCTGTAATGGGACGCGAAGCTCTGGAAGCGGCTATTGCCAATTATCGGGGATTAAAAATAGAGAAACCCGTTGATGAAGGGACTATTGTTTGTAAATGTTTTGGTGTGACAGATAATAAAATTGCCCATGAGGTTAGAGAACATAAATTAACCACCATTGAGCAGGTTACTAATTTCTGCAAGGCGGGAGGTGGGTGCCGCTCATGCCATCCCCAAATTCAGGCCATTATAGATGAAGTCTGGCAAAAAGAAAAGGAGAAGGTAATGATTGCGAAGAGTCCTGCTAAAAGATTGACAAATATTCAAAAGATGAAAATGGTACAAGAGGTTATTGAAAGGGACATTCGTCCTACTCTTCAGGCTGATGGAGGCGATATTGAACTGATCGATATAGATGGCGATCGTGTTACGGTCTCTTTTCGGAAAAGCTGTGTAGAATGCCCCAGCTCAAAGGTTACGTTGAAATCAACCGTAGAGGCAAAATTAAGGGAATTTGTAACAGATTCGCTTATCGTCGAGGAGGTGTCCTCATGA
- a CDS encoding leucyl aminopeptidase, which yields MNIRIKIGTVEKESAEILTFYLYEDLPIAGDMLTYCDNALHNIISELIKKKEFVAKLNKTLILPTYGKIPAKRIMLVGLGKKKEVTLDKIRQAAGTTASIVYDIGIGEVTSVIDSIDMPASPEWYQAYTEGCLLALYKFQKYKYVLPEEKKELKTITLLLSHKETSKPAQEGVKHGQIIADAVCFTRDLINTPAQDKTPTILANTAKKLAGEIGVHCKIVSTPELKKLGMGGILGISQGSNQPPKLIILEYNIHAKNQDTIIFVGKGITFDSGGICIKPAKDMDQMKSDMSGAAAVMGAMKAISKMRLPQRIIGLIPCTENMPGSSAIKPGDIVKFYSGKTAEVVNTDAEGRLILADALGYAENYKPDAVIDLATLTGSCVVALGTIATGMAGNNEELKKRIRIAGEKSWERVWELPLWDEYQEYIKSDIADIKNTGGPHAGAITAACFLSKFTEKYPWAHLDIAGTSWCDKNTAYTRKGASGVGVRLLIQLIQDWTRFS from the coding sequence ATGAACATTCGTATAAAAATTGGCACGGTTGAAAAAGAATCTGCAGAGATACTTACTTTTTACCTATATGAAGATCTACCGATAGCGGGTGATATGCTCACGTATTGTGATAATGCCTTACATAACATTATATCTGAATTAATAAAGAAAAAGGAATTTGTTGCTAAACTTAATAAGACACTCATTCTGCCAACGTATGGGAAAATACCTGCTAAGCGTATCATGTTGGTAGGCCTTGGCAAAAAAAAAGAGGTAACTTTAGATAAAATAAGACAAGCTGCGGGTACTACGGCCAGTATAGTATACGATATAGGAATTGGGGAAGTTACCAGCGTAATCGATTCAATCGATATGCCTGCTTCTCCTGAGTGGTATCAGGCTTACACGGAAGGATGCCTGCTTGCCCTCTATAAATTTCAAAAATATAAATATGTACTACCAGAAGAGAAAAAAGAGCTCAAAACAATTACCCTCCTTTTATCTCATAAAGAAACATCAAAACCTGCCCAAGAAGGTGTTAAACATGGACAAATTATTGCAGATGCTGTCTGTTTTACCCGTGATTTGATCAATACACCAGCGCAGGATAAGACTCCAACCATTTTAGCCAATACTGCAAAAAAATTGGCCGGAGAGATAGGCGTTCATTGTAAAATAGTATCAACGCCGGAATTAAAAAAATTAGGTATGGGTGGTATATTGGGTATTTCACAAGGTAGTAATCAACCACCAAAACTTATTATCCTTGAATATAATATACACGCTAAGAATCAAGATACGATTATATTCGTTGGAAAAGGAATTACTTTCGACTCGGGTGGAATTTGTATAAAACCAGCAAAAGATATGGATCAAATGAAAAGTGACATGTCCGGCGCTGCTGCAGTTATGGGCGCTATGAAAGCTATATCCAAAATGAGACTACCTCAACGTATCATTGGCCTTATTCCCTGCACAGAGAATATGCCTGGCAGTTCAGCAATAAAGCCCGGTGATATTGTAAAATTTTATTCTGGCAAGACTGCAGAAGTTGTAAATACTGACGCAGAGGGACGCCTTATTCTCGCTGATGCATTGGGATATGCGGAAAACTATAAACCCGATGCTGTTATTGATTTAGCCACCCTTACCGGATCTTGCGTAGTTGCCTTAGGCACAATTGCCACAGGTATGGCAGGAAATAATGAAGAGCTGAAAAAAAGGATTAGGATTGCCGGAGAAAAATCCTGGGAAAGGGTTTGGGAACTGCCTCTCTGGGATGAATATCAAGAGTACATCAAGAGTGATATTGCGGATATTAAAAATACAGGAGGCCCTCATGCAGGCGCAATTACAGCGGCGTGCTTTTTAAGCAAATTTACCGAAAAATACCCCTGGGCGCATCTTGATATTGCTGGTACCTCCTGGTGCGATAAAAATACTGCTTACACCCGGAAAGGGGCTTCAGGTGTTGGCGTCAGACTGCTCATTCAACTCATCCAAGACTGGACCCGATTCTCATAG